The DNA sequence GGGCGGAATGCCGCGCGCTTCCGGACCGTCATCGAGCCCGGGTTCTGCGCGTACGAGTCCCAGAAGTACGATGACCTCGGCGACGCGTACCGGAGGACGTTCACGTGATCGCCGTGGCGGGAGACCGGCAGGACAAGGTCATCTCGGAGAACCACACGCTAAAGGTCCTCGCCGAGCGGAACGGACTCCTGGTTTCCCTGACCACCAAGAGGTTTTCGTACCTGGTGTTCCTCTCGCGTCCCCTCGTCGGAGTCCGGAAGATCGTGACGAAGGACCGAATCGTCGCCCGCGCGGGATATGACATTCGAAGGACGCTCCAGCTCATTGACGAGACTTATGGGAGAGGCGGACTCTAGTCCGCGGAGGGCGGAAGGGGCGTGGTCTCCTCGGGGAAGTTCATCGGGGGCGTCCTCCTGGCGGCACTCGTGTGGACGGCGGTCTGGGTGCCCGGGTTCGGGCATGCCACGTCGCATGTGTCCACCGTCGTCGACACAGGCCCTGGAGCGTGGACGGAAGTCTCTCCACCACTCTCGCCGCCGGCGATGGCCGGGGCCATGATGGCGTACAGCAGCAAATCGGACCGATTCGTCCTGTTCGGAGGATGGGACGGTGTGACCTCTCTGAACGCAACGTGGCAGTACGACCCCGAAAACCGCTCGTGGATGGACCTCCATCCGCCGA is a window from the Thermoplasmata archaeon genome containing:
- a CDS encoding kelch repeat-containing protein, with amino-acid sequence MVSSGKFIGGVLLAALVWTAVWVPGFGHATSHVSTVVDTGPGAWTEVSPPLSPPAMAGAMMAYSSKSDRFVLFGGWDGVTSLNATWQYDPENRSWMDLHPP